The Callithrix jacchus isolate 240 chromosome X, calJac240_pri, whole genome shotgun sequence genome contains a region encoding:
- the ZNF41 gene encoding zinc finger protein 41 isoform X1: protein MAANRDSSPWSLALATEGRGSSYETESCSVMQGGVQWCNLSSVQPVSPGFKRFSCFSLLSSWDYRIVSLQISVSFEDVTVDFSKEEWQHLDPAQRRLYWDVTLENYSHLLSVGYHIPKSEATFKLEQGEGPWTLEGEAPHQSCSGEAIGKMQQQGIPGEIFFHCERFGLLERFDQPIGEASLCSILEELWQDNDQLEQRQANQNNLLSHVKVLIKERGYERKNTEKLIQATSKLVPSIKRLHNCDIIGKSLKYTLDSHNHSTNNVTMNLGKIFGNSINFTHSPSSTKNENAKTGANSCEHNHYEKHLSHKQALTHHQKIHPGEKLYVCTEYVNGFTQKSHLFEHQKIHAGEKAHECDKSNRVFPQKPQTDIHPSVYTGEKPNLCTQCGKVFTLKSNLMTHQKIHTGQKPYKCSECGKAFFQRSDLFRHLRIHTGEKPYECSECGKGFSQNSDLSIHQKTHTGEKHYECNECGKAFTRKSALRMHQRIHTGEKPYVCTDCGKAFIQKSHFNTHQRIHTGEKPYECSDCGKSFTKKSQLHVHQRIHTGEKPYICTECGKVFTHRTNLTTHQKTHTGEKPYMCAECGKAFTDQSNLIKHQKTHTGEKPYKCNGCGKAFIWKSRLKIHQKSHIGERHYECKECGKAFIQKSTLSVHQRIHTGEKPYVCPECGKAFIQKSHFIVHHRIHTGEKPYECSDCGKCFTKKSQLRVHQKIHTGEKPNICAECGKAFTDRSNLITHQKIHTREKPYKCGDCGKTFTWKSRLNIHQKSHTGERHYECSKCGKAFIQKATLSMHQIIHTGKKPYACTECQKAFTDRSNLIKHQKMHSGEKLYKASD, encoded by the exons acagagtcttgctctgtcatgcagggtggagtgcagtggtgcaatctcagctcagtgcaacctgtgtctcccgggttcaagcgattctcctgcttcagcctcctgagtagctgggattacag GATTGTGTCATTACAGATTTCAGTGTCATTTGAGGATGTGACTGTGGACTTCAGCAAGGAGGAGTGGCAGCACTTGGACCCTGCTCAGAGACGCCTGTACTGGGATGTGACACTAGAGAACTACAGCCACCTGCTCTCAGTGG GGTACCACATTCCCAAGTCAGAGGCGACCTTCAAGTTGGAACAAGGAGAGGGGCCATGGACACTGGAGGGGGAAGCCCCACATCAGAGCTGTTCAG gtgaGGCTATTGGGAAAATGCAACAACAGGGAATTCCTGGAGAAATTTTCTTCCACTGTGAGAGATTTGGTCTCCTTGAGAGATTTGATCAACCCATAGGAGAAGCTTCATTGTGTTCCATTTTAGAAGAACTGTGGCAAGATAATGACCAGCTAGAGCAACGCCAGGCAAACCAGAATAATCTTTTAAGTCATGTGAAAGTATTGATTAAGGAGAGGGGCTATGAACgtaaaaacactgaaaaactaATTCAAGCAACTAGCAAACTTGTTCCTTCAATTAAAAGACTCCATAACTGTGACATAATTGGGAAGAGCTTGAAGTATACTTTAGACTCACATAATCATAGTACAAACAATGTAACAATGAACCTTGGCAAGATTTTTGGAAATAGTATCAATTTCACCCATAGCCCTTCCTCTACTAAGAATGAGAATGCTAAGACAGGAGCAAATTCCTGTGAACATAATCACTATGAAAAACATCTCAGCCACAAGCAAGCTCTCACCCACCATCAGAAAATTCATCCTGGGGAGAAGCTGTATGTGTGTACTGAATATGTAAATGGCTTCACTCAGAAGTCACATCTGTTTGAGCATCAGAAAATTCATGCTGGAGAAAAGGCCCATGAATGTGACAAAAGCAACAGAGTTTTCCCCCAGAAACCCCAGACTGACATACATCCGAGTGTTTATACAGGAGAAAAACCCAATCTGTGTACTCAATGTGGGAAAGTCTTTACCCTCAAATCAAACCTCATGACACATCAAAAAATTCATActgggcagaaaccctacaaatgcagtgaatgtggaaaagccttttTCCAGAGATCAGACCTCTTTAGACATCTGAGAATTCACACAGGAGAAAAACCTTATGAATGCAGTGAATGTGGAAAAGGCTTCTCCCAGAACTCAGACCTCAGTATACATCAGAAaactcatactggagagaaacacTATGAATGCAATGAATGTGGGAAGGCATTCACAAGAAAATCAGCACTCAGGATGCATCAGAGAatccacacaggagagaaaccttatgtATGCACTGACTGTGGGAAGGCCTTCATCCAGAAATCACATTTCAACacacatcagagaattcatactggagaaaagcCGTATGAGTGCAGTGACTGTGGGAAATCCTTCACTAAGAAGTCACAACTCCATGTACATCAacgaattcacactggagagaaaccctatataTGTACAGAATGTGGAAAGGTCTTCACTCACAGGACAAATCTCACCACACATCAGAAaactcatactggagagaaaccctatatgTGTGCTGAATGTGGGAAGGCTTTTACGGACCAATCAAATCTCATTAAACACCAGAaaactcacactggagagaaaccctataagTGCAATGGCTGTGGAAAAGCCTTCATATGGAAGTCACGCCTCAAAATACATCAGAAATCTCATATTGGAGAGAGACACTATGAATGCAAGGAGTGCGGGAAAGCCTTTATCCAGAAATCAACACTAAGTGTGCATCAAAGAAtccatacaggagagaaaccctacgtTTGTCCTGAATGCGGGAAGGCCTTTATCCAGAAATCACACTTCATTGTGCATCATAGAatccacactggagagaagccttATGAATGCAGCGACTGTGGGAAATGCTTCACTAAGAAGTCACAACTCCGTGTGCATCAGAAAATCCACACAGGTGAGAAGCCCAATATATGTGCTGAATGTGGAAAGGCCTTCACTGACCGGTCAAATCTGATAACGCACCAGAAAATCCACACGAGggagaaaccctataaatgtgGTGACTGTGGAAAAACCTTCACGTGGAAGTCACGCCTCAATATACATCAGAAGTCTCATACTGGAGAAAGACACTATGAATGTAGTAAATGTGGGAAAGCTTTTATCCAGAAAGCCACACTAAGTATGCATCAGATCATTCATACAGGAAAGAAACCTTATGCTTGTACAGAATGTCAGAAGGCCTTTACTGACAGATCAAATCTCATTAAACACCAGAAAATGCATAGTGGAGAAAAACTCTATAAAGCCAGTGACTGA
- the ZNF41 gene encoding zinc finger protein 41 isoform X5 has protein sequence MQQQGIPGEIFFHCERFGLLERFDQPIGEASLCSILEELWQDNDQLEQRQANQNNLLSHVKVLIKERGYERKNTEKLIQATSKLVPSIKRLHNCDIIGKSLKYTLDSHNHSTNNVTMNLGKIFGNSINFTHSPSSTKNENAKTGANSCEHNHYEKHLSHKQALTHHQKIHPGEKLYVCTEYVNGFTQKSHLFEHQKIHAGEKAHECDKSNRVFPQKPQTDIHPSVYTGEKPNLCTQCGKVFTLKSNLMTHQKIHTGQKPYKCSECGKAFFQRSDLFRHLRIHTGEKPYECSECGKGFSQNSDLSIHQKTHTGEKHYECNECGKAFTRKSALRMHQRIHTGEKPYVCTDCGKAFIQKSHFNTHQRIHTGEKPYECSDCGKSFTKKSQLHVHQRIHTGEKPYICTECGKVFTHRTNLTTHQKTHTGEKPYMCAECGKAFTDQSNLIKHQKTHTGEKPYKCNGCGKAFIWKSRLKIHQKSHIGERHYECKECGKAFIQKSTLSVHQRIHTGEKPYVCPECGKAFIQKSHFIVHHRIHTGEKPYECSDCGKCFTKKSQLRVHQKIHTGEKPNICAECGKAFTDRSNLITHQKIHTREKPYKCGDCGKTFTWKSRLNIHQKSHTGERHYECSKCGKAFIQKATLSMHQIIHTGKKPYACTECQKAFTDRSNLIKHQKMHSGEKLYKASD, from the coding sequence ATGCAACAACAGGGAATTCCTGGAGAAATTTTCTTCCACTGTGAGAGATTTGGTCTCCTTGAGAGATTTGATCAACCCATAGGAGAAGCTTCATTGTGTTCCATTTTAGAAGAACTGTGGCAAGATAATGACCAGCTAGAGCAACGCCAGGCAAACCAGAATAATCTTTTAAGTCATGTGAAAGTATTGATTAAGGAGAGGGGCTATGAACgtaaaaacactgaaaaactaATTCAAGCAACTAGCAAACTTGTTCCTTCAATTAAAAGACTCCATAACTGTGACATAATTGGGAAGAGCTTGAAGTATACTTTAGACTCACATAATCATAGTACAAACAATGTAACAATGAACCTTGGCAAGATTTTTGGAAATAGTATCAATTTCACCCATAGCCCTTCCTCTACTAAGAATGAGAATGCTAAGACAGGAGCAAATTCCTGTGAACATAATCACTATGAAAAACATCTCAGCCACAAGCAAGCTCTCACCCACCATCAGAAAATTCATCCTGGGGAGAAGCTGTATGTGTGTACTGAATATGTAAATGGCTTCACTCAGAAGTCACATCTGTTTGAGCATCAGAAAATTCATGCTGGAGAAAAGGCCCATGAATGTGACAAAAGCAACAGAGTTTTCCCCCAGAAACCCCAGACTGACATACATCCGAGTGTTTATACAGGAGAAAAACCCAATCTGTGTACTCAATGTGGGAAAGTCTTTACCCTCAAATCAAACCTCATGACACATCAAAAAATTCATActgggcagaaaccctacaaatgcagtgaatgtggaaaagccttttTCCAGAGATCAGACCTCTTTAGACATCTGAGAATTCACACAGGAGAAAAACCTTATGAATGCAGTGAATGTGGAAAAGGCTTCTCCCAGAACTCAGACCTCAGTATACATCAGAAaactcatactggagagaaacacTATGAATGCAATGAATGTGGGAAGGCATTCACAAGAAAATCAGCACTCAGGATGCATCAGAGAatccacacaggagagaaaccttatgtATGCACTGACTGTGGGAAGGCCTTCATCCAGAAATCACATTTCAACacacatcagagaattcatactggagaaaagcCGTATGAGTGCAGTGACTGTGGGAAATCCTTCACTAAGAAGTCACAACTCCATGTACATCAacgaattcacactggagagaaaccctatataTGTACAGAATGTGGAAAGGTCTTCACTCACAGGACAAATCTCACCACACATCAGAAaactcatactggagagaaaccctatatgTGTGCTGAATGTGGGAAGGCTTTTACGGACCAATCAAATCTCATTAAACACCAGAaaactcacactggagagaaaccctataagTGCAATGGCTGTGGAAAAGCCTTCATATGGAAGTCACGCCTCAAAATACATCAGAAATCTCATATTGGAGAGAGACACTATGAATGCAAGGAGTGCGGGAAAGCCTTTATCCAGAAATCAACACTAAGTGTGCATCAAAGAAtccatacaggagagaaaccctacgtTTGTCCTGAATGCGGGAAGGCCTTTATCCAGAAATCACACTTCATTGTGCATCATAGAatccacactggagagaagccttATGAATGCAGCGACTGTGGGAAATGCTTCACTAAGAAGTCACAACTCCGTGTGCATCAGAAAATCCACACAGGTGAGAAGCCCAATATATGTGCTGAATGTGGAAAGGCCTTCACTGACCGGTCAAATCTGATAACGCACCAGAAAATCCACACGAGggagaaaccctataaatgtgGTGACTGTGGAAAAACCTTCACGTGGAAGTCACGCCTCAATATACATCAGAAGTCTCATACTGGAGAAAGACACTATGAATGTAGTAAATGTGGGAAAGCTTTTATCCAGAAAGCCACACTAAGTATGCATCAGATCATTCATACAGGAAAGAAACCTTATGCTTGTACAGAATGTCAGAAGGCCTTTACTGACAGATCAAATCTCATTAAACACCAGAAAATGCATAGTGGAGAAAAACTCTATAAAGCCAGTGACTGA
- the ZNF41 gene encoding zinc finger protein 41 isoform X4, whose product MRIVSLQISVSFEDVTVDFSKEEWQHLDPAQRRLYWDVTLENYSHLLSVGYHIPKSEATFKLEQGEGPWTLEGEAPHQSCSGEAIGKMQQQGIPGEIFFHCERFGLLERFDQPIGEASLCSILEELWQDNDQLEQRQANQNNLLSHVKVLIKERGYERKNTEKLIQATSKLVPSIKRLHNCDIIGKSLKYTLDSHNHSTNNVTMNLGKIFGNSINFTHSPSSTKNENAKTGANSCEHNHYEKHLSHKQALTHHQKIHPGEKLYVCTEYVNGFTQKSHLFEHQKIHAGEKAHECDKSNRVFPQKPQTDIHPSVYTGEKPNLCTQCGKVFTLKSNLMTHQKIHTGQKPYKCSECGKAFFQRSDLFRHLRIHTGEKPYECSECGKGFSQNSDLSIHQKTHTGEKHYECNECGKAFTRKSALRMHQRIHTGEKPYVCTDCGKAFIQKSHFNTHQRIHTGEKPYECSDCGKSFTKKSQLHVHQRIHTGEKPYICTECGKVFTHRTNLTTHQKTHTGEKPYMCAECGKAFTDQSNLIKHQKTHTGEKPYKCNGCGKAFIWKSRLKIHQKSHIGERHYECKECGKAFIQKSTLSVHQRIHTGEKPYVCPECGKAFIQKSHFIVHHRIHTGEKPYECSDCGKCFTKKSQLRVHQKIHTGEKPNICAECGKAFTDRSNLITHQKIHTREKPYKCGDCGKTFTWKSRLNIHQKSHTGERHYECSKCGKAFIQKATLSMHQIIHTGKKPYACTECQKAFTDRSNLIKHQKMHSGEKLYKASD is encoded by the exons GATTGTGTCATTACAGATTTCAGTGTCATTTGAGGATGTGACTGTGGACTTCAGCAAGGAGGAGTGGCAGCACTTGGACCCTGCTCAGAGACGCCTGTACTGGGATGTGACACTAGAGAACTACAGCCACCTGCTCTCAGTGG GGTACCACATTCCCAAGTCAGAGGCGACCTTCAAGTTGGAACAAGGAGAGGGGCCATGGACACTGGAGGGGGAAGCCCCACATCAGAGCTGTTCAG gtgaGGCTATTGGGAAAATGCAACAACAGGGAATTCCTGGAGAAATTTTCTTCCACTGTGAGAGATTTGGTCTCCTTGAGAGATTTGATCAACCCATAGGAGAAGCTTCATTGTGTTCCATTTTAGAAGAACTGTGGCAAGATAATGACCAGCTAGAGCAACGCCAGGCAAACCAGAATAATCTTTTAAGTCATGTGAAAGTATTGATTAAGGAGAGGGGCTATGAACgtaaaaacactgaaaaactaATTCAAGCAACTAGCAAACTTGTTCCTTCAATTAAAAGACTCCATAACTGTGACATAATTGGGAAGAGCTTGAAGTATACTTTAGACTCACATAATCATAGTACAAACAATGTAACAATGAACCTTGGCAAGATTTTTGGAAATAGTATCAATTTCACCCATAGCCCTTCCTCTACTAAGAATGAGAATGCTAAGACAGGAGCAAATTCCTGTGAACATAATCACTATGAAAAACATCTCAGCCACAAGCAAGCTCTCACCCACCATCAGAAAATTCATCCTGGGGAGAAGCTGTATGTGTGTACTGAATATGTAAATGGCTTCACTCAGAAGTCACATCTGTTTGAGCATCAGAAAATTCATGCTGGAGAAAAGGCCCATGAATGTGACAAAAGCAACAGAGTTTTCCCCCAGAAACCCCAGACTGACATACATCCGAGTGTTTATACAGGAGAAAAACCCAATCTGTGTACTCAATGTGGGAAAGTCTTTACCCTCAAATCAAACCTCATGACACATCAAAAAATTCATActgggcagaaaccctacaaatgcagtgaatgtggaaaagccttttTCCAGAGATCAGACCTCTTTAGACATCTGAGAATTCACACAGGAGAAAAACCTTATGAATGCAGTGAATGTGGAAAAGGCTTCTCCCAGAACTCAGACCTCAGTATACATCAGAAaactcatactggagagaaacacTATGAATGCAATGAATGTGGGAAGGCATTCACAAGAAAATCAGCACTCAGGATGCATCAGAGAatccacacaggagagaaaccttatgtATGCACTGACTGTGGGAAGGCCTTCATCCAGAAATCACATTTCAACacacatcagagaattcatactggagaaaagcCGTATGAGTGCAGTGACTGTGGGAAATCCTTCACTAAGAAGTCACAACTCCATGTACATCAacgaattcacactggagagaaaccctatataTGTACAGAATGTGGAAAGGTCTTCACTCACAGGACAAATCTCACCACACATCAGAAaactcatactggagagaaaccctatatgTGTGCTGAATGTGGGAAGGCTTTTACGGACCAATCAAATCTCATTAAACACCAGAaaactcacactggagagaaaccctataagTGCAATGGCTGTGGAAAAGCCTTCATATGGAAGTCACGCCTCAAAATACATCAGAAATCTCATATTGGAGAGAGACACTATGAATGCAAGGAGTGCGGGAAAGCCTTTATCCAGAAATCAACACTAAGTGTGCATCAAAGAAtccatacaggagagaaaccctacgtTTGTCCTGAATGCGGGAAGGCCTTTATCCAGAAATCACACTTCATTGTGCATCATAGAatccacactggagagaagccttATGAATGCAGCGACTGTGGGAAATGCTTCACTAAGAAGTCACAACTCCGTGTGCATCAGAAAATCCACACAGGTGAGAAGCCCAATATATGTGCTGAATGTGGAAAGGCCTTCACTGACCGGTCAAATCTGATAACGCACCAGAAAATCCACACGAGggagaaaccctataaatgtgGTGACTGTGGAAAAACCTTCACGTGGAAGTCACGCCTCAATATACATCAGAAGTCTCATACTGGAGAAAGACACTATGAATGTAGTAAATGTGGGAAAGCTTTTATCCAGAAAGCCACACTAAGTATGCATCAGATCATTCATACAGGAAAGAAACCTTATGCTTGTACAGAATGTCAGAAGGCCTTTACTGACAGATCAAATCTCATTAAACACCAGAAAATGCATAGTGGAGAAAAACTCTATAAAGCCAGTGACTGA
- the ZNF41 gene encoding zinc finger protein 41 isoform X2 yields the protein MQGGVQWCNLSSVQPVSPGFKRFSCFSLLSSWDYRIVSLQISVSFEDVTVDFSKEEWQHLDPAQRRLYWDVTLENYSHLLSVGYHIPKSEATFKLEQGEGPWTLEGEAPHQSCSGEAIGKMQQQGIPGEIFFHCERFGLLERFDQPIGEASLCSILEELWQDNDQLEQRQANQNNLLSHVKVLIKERGYERKNTEKLIQATSKLVPSIKRLHNCDIIGKSLKYTLDSHNHSTNNVTMNLGKIFGNSINFTHSPSSTKNENAKTGANSCEHNHYEKHLSHKQALTHHQKIHPGEKLYVCTEYVNGFTQKSHLFEHQKIHAGEKAHECDKSNRVFPQKPQTDIHPSVYTGEKPNLCTQCGKVFTLKSNLMTHQKIHTGQKPYKCSECGKAFFQRSDLFRHLRIHTGEKPYECSECGKGFSQNSDLSIHQKTHTGEKHYECNECGKAFTRKSALRMHQRIHTGEKPYVCTDCGKAFIQKSHFNTHQRIHTGEKPYECSDCGKSFTKKSQLHVHQRIHTGEKPYICTECGKVFTHRTNLTTHQKTHTGEKPYMCAECGKAFTDQSNLIKHQKTHTGEKPYKCNGCGKAFIWKSRLKIHQKSHIGERHYECKECGKAFIQKSTLSVHQRIHTGEKPYVCPECGKAFIQKSHFIVHHRIHTGEKPYECSDCGKCFTKKSQLRVHQKIHTGEKPNICAECGKAFTDRSNLITHQKIHTREKPYKCGDCGKTFTWKSRLNIHQKSHTGERHYECSKCGKAFIQKATLSMHQIIHTGKKPYACTECQKAFTDRSNLIKHQKMHSGEKLYKASD from the exons atgcagggtggagtgcagtggtgcaatctcagctcagtgcaacctgtgtctcccgggttcaagcgattctcctgcttcagcctcctgagtagctgggattacag GATTGTGTCATTACAGATTTCAGTGTCATTTGAGGATGTGACTGTGGACTTCAGCAAGGAGGAGTGGCAGCACTTGGACCCTGCTCAGAGACGCCTGTACTGGGATGTGACACTAGAGAACTACAGCCACCTGCTCTCAGTGG GGTACCACATTCCCAAGTCAGAGGCGACCTTCAAGTTGGAACAAGGAGAGGGGCCATGGACACTGGAGGGGGAAGCCCCACATCAGAGCTGTTCAG gtgaGGCTATTGGGAAAATGCAACAACAGGGAATTCCTGGAGAAATTTTCTTCCACTGTGAGAGATTTGGTCTCCTTGAGAGATTTGATCAACCCATAGGAGAAGCTTCATTGTGTTCCATTTTAGAAGAACTGTGGCAAGATAATGACCAGCTAGAGCAACGCCAGGCAAACCAGAATAATCTTTTAAGTCATGTGAAAGTATTGATTAAGGAGAGGGGCTATGAACgtaaaaacactgaaaaactaATTCAAGCAACTAGCAAACTTGTTCCTTCAATTAAAAGACTCCATAACTGTGACATAATTGGGAAGAGCTTGAAGTATACTTTAGACTCACATAATCATAGTACAAACAATGTAACAATGAACCTTGGCAAGATTTTTGGAAATAGTATCAATTTCACCCATAGCCCTTCCTCTACTAAGAATGAGAATGCTAAGACAGGAGCAAATTCCTGTGAACATAATCACTATGAAAAACATCTCAGCCACAAGCAAGCTCTCACCCACCATCAGAAAATTCATCCTGGGGAGAAGCTGTATGTGTGTACTGAATATGTAAATGGCTTCACTCAGAAGTCACATCTGTTTGAGCATCAGAAAATTCATGCTGGAGAAAAGGCCCATGAATGTGACAAAAGCAACAGAGTTTTCCCCCAGAAACCCCAGACTGACATACATCCGAGTGTTTATACAGGAGAAAAACCCAATCTGTGTACTCAATGTGGGAAAGTCTTTACCCTCAAATCAAACCTCATGACACATCAAAAAATTCATActgggcagaaaccctacaaatgcagtgaatgtggaaaagccttttTCCAGAGATCAGACCTCTTTAGACATCTGAGAATTCACACAGGAGAAAAACCTTATGAATGCAGTGAATGTGGAAAAGGCTTCTCCCAGAACTCAGACCTCAGTATACATCAGAAaactcatactggagagaaacacTATGAATGCAATGAATGTGGGAAGGCATTCACAAGAAAATCAGCACTCAGGATGCATCAGAGAatccacacaggagagaaaccttatgtATGCACTGACTGTGGGAAGGCCTTCATCCAGAAATCACATTTCAACacacatcagagaattcatactggagaaaagcCGTATGAGTGCAGTGACTGTGGGAAATCCTTCACTAAGAAGTCACAACTCCATGTACATCAacgaattcacactggagagaaaccctatataTGTACAGAATGTGGAAAGGTCTTCACTCACAGGACAAATCTCACCACACATCAGAAaactcatactggagagaaaccctatatgTGTGCTGAATGTGGGAAGGCTTTTACGGACCAATCAAATCTCATTAAACACCAGAaaactcacactggagagaaaccctataagTGCAATGGCTGTGGAAAAGCCTTCATATGGAAGTCACGCCTCAAAATACATCAGAAATCTCATATTGGAGAGAGACACTATGAATGCAAGGAGTGCGGGAAAGCCTTTATCCAGAAATCAACACTAAGTGTGCATCAAAGAAtccatacaggagagaaaccctacgtTTGTCCTGAATGCGGGAAGGCCTTTATCCAGAAATCACACTTCATTGTGCATCATAGAatccacactggagagaagccttATGAATGCAGCGACTGTGGGAAATGCTTCACTAAGAAGTCACAACTCCGTGTGCATCAGAAAATCCACACAGGTGAGAAGCCCAATATATGTGCTGAATGTGGAAAGGCCTTCACTGACCGGTCAAATCTGATAACGCACCAGAAAATCCACACGAGggagaaaccctataaatgtgGTGACTGTGGAAAAACCTTCACGTGGAAGTCACGCCTCAATATACATCAGAAGTCTCATACTGGAGAAAGACACTATGAATGTAGTAAATGTGGGAAAGCTTTTATCCAGAAAGCCACACTAAGTATGCATCAGATCATTCATACAGGAAAGAAACCTTATGCTTGTACAGAATGTCAGAAGGCCTTTACTGACAGATCAAATCTCATTAAACACCAGAAAATGCATAGTGGAGAAAAACTCTATAAAGCCAGTGACTGA